From a region of the Deinococcus metallilatus genome:
- a CDS encoding ABC transporter permease, with translation MITTLSRGARSGWRENRILRRFLRNKLGLLGLTLVLVFILVALLAPVIAPVPPNSYGSSFGIPNRMAQDGFSPIPQPPSSQHPLGLAQDGYDILFGLVWGTRTAFIVSGIVVTISLVVGALVGTLAGFYRGWIDTLLMRFTDVVYAFPDLILLITLVVALGRNVTSLIIATALLGWAGYARLIRGEILKVRELEYVDAARSLGANNRRLILRHVLPNSLTSLLAQVSLNIGTVVLSFATLSFLGLGVPNGFPDWGQLINLSRNWVTEGQQWYTYVYPGVTILLFGVAWNLLSDALREAADPRGQS, from the coding sequence ATGATCACGACCCTGTCACGCGGCGCCCGCTCCGGTTGGCGCGAGAACCGCATTCTGCGGCGTTTTCTGAGGAACAAGCTGGGCCTGCTGGGGCTGACGCTGGTGCTGGTCTTCATCCTGGTGGCGCTCCTCGCGCCCGTGATCGCGCCGGTGCCGCCCAACTCATACGGCTCGTCCTTCGGCATTCCCAACCGCATGGCGCAGGACGGCTTCTCGCCCATTCCGCAGCCGCCGAGTAGCCAGCATCCGCTCGGGCTCGCGCAAGACGGGTACGACATCCTGTTCGGTTTGGTGTGGGGCACGCGCACCGCCTTTATCGTGAGCGGCATCGTGGTGACGATCAGCCTGGTGGTGGGGGCGCTGGTGGGCACGCTGGCAGGCTTCTACCGGGGCTGGATCGACACGCTGCTGATGCGCTTCACCGACGTGGTGTACGCCTTCCCGGACCTGATCCTCCTCATCACCCTGGTGGTGGCGCTGGGGCGCAACGTGACCAGCCTGATCATCGCCACGGCACTGCTGGGGTGGGCGGGGTACGCGCGGCTGATCCGCGGGGAAATCCTGAAGGTCCGCGAACTCGAATACGTGGACGCGGCCCGGTCCCTGGGCGCGAACAACCGCCGCTTGATCCTGCGGCACGTGCTGCCCAACAGCCTGACCAGCCTGCTGGCGCAGGTCAGCCTGAATATCGGCACGGTGGTGCTGAGCTTCGCCACGCTGAGCTTCCTGGGGCTGGGCGTGCCGAACGGCTTTCCCGACTGGGGCCAGCTCATCAACCTGTCGCGCAACTGGGTCACGGAAGGCCAGCAGTGGTACACCTATGTGTATCCCGGCGTGACCATCCTCCTGTTCGGCGTGGCCTGGAACCTGCTGAGTGACGCGCTGCGCGAGGCCGCCGACCCACGGGGGCAGTCGTGA